GTTTGGATGTCTTTGGCTACGATCGGTTATCAAACGAATCAAACGCTCTATCAAGTAAAAACAGGATTGTTTAAACAGTTCCTTGTGCAACAACTCAGAACACCACTAACTCATTTTCACTAATCTTGCGAAAGTCCTAAGTAAGTTCCTTCGGGCACATTCACGCCTGCGGTGGTTTTTCCATCCCAGCACGCGCCCGAATATTCTGAATAATACACGGGTATTCCCCATCGGTTGTAAACGGTAAGTTCCGCGCAGCCGGCAAATTTTCCATTGGTAATCATCTGGAAGCAATCGTTTATTCCGTCTCCGTTCGGAGAAAAAACATTAGCGGACTGGGTAACGATGTAAGAAGAAAAATCATTGATGGAAAAACTTTTTGAAACCGTATCGGAGCAGGGAGGCAGCAAAGCCGTGAGCGAAACCGTATAAGAATTCTGATAGGTGAAATCAAAAACCGGGTTTTGCTGGTTGCTTGTTCCGCTTCCGAAATTCCACTGCCATGCCGTTGCGTTCAAACTTGAATCGGAAAACAGCGCAACTACTTTTTCACATTCGGGAGAAAAGAGGTAGCCGAAATTTGCAACCGGCATCACATTCATCTGCACACTTACCGAATCGGAGTTACTGCATCCGTTGGCATCAGTTCCAATAACGGCATAAATGACAGCAGAAGTATCAGCCGTAACAATAGAAGAAGTGGTTGCTCCGTTATTCCATAAATAAGAAATTCCTCCGCTGGCAGTTAGCGTGGCGTTTCCTCCCAAACAAATTGAAGTATCGCTTTGCGCAACAATGGCGGGAAGATTCCAGACCGCAACATGCACCGTATCGTTCTTCACGCAGCCGTTGTTATCCGTAACCTGAACGGTGTACGTGGTGGTGGCAGAAGGAGAAACAGTAATGGAAGAAGTGGTTGCTCCGCCCGGCATCCATACATACGTATAACCGGGCGTGCCGCCTGCAGCAAAAATATTTTCTGGCGCATTCATTCCGGCACAAATGTTTGTATCGGGCGCAGCAGATGCCGTGAGCAGTGGCGGCTGCGTTATCGTTAAGGTTGCGCTGTCCGCGCATCCGTTCGCATCGGTGATGAGTACGGAATAATTTCCTGCGGGAAGATTTGAAATGCTTGCAGAAGTTGAATTCGTATTCCACAAATAAGTATAACCCGGTGTTCCGCCAGAAACAGAAATGGTTGCCGAGCCCGTGCTGTCAGGATTGCATAAAACATTTACCACTGAACTTGCTGCCGAGAGCGGTGCGACCGGCTGCGTCAGCGTAACGGAAGAAGTAGTGGTGCACCCATGCGAATCGGTTACCAGCACGGAATAATTTCCTGCAGGAATATTTGTTGCGGCAGAAGTTGTTTGCCCGTTGTTCCATAAATAAGTATAAGCAAGAGTTCCTCCCGATGCCGACACGGTTGCTGTTCCCGTACTGTCGCCAAAGCAGAGAATATTTATTTGAGAGGAAGCGGAAGTAAGCAAAGTTGGTTCAGTAATTTGCACCAGCGTTTTAATAATGCAGCCGTTATTATCCGTAACAGTAATGGTATAAACTCCCGCGGCAAGCCCGGTTGCTGTCTGAGATGTCTGCAAAGTCGGATTCCAGAAATAAGTATAACCCGGAGTTCCGCCAAATGGATTCACCGTTGCCATGCCCGTGCTGTTGCCGAAACAATCCACATTAATGATGGTGGAAGAAAAAACTCCAAGCCCTGTAGGAGAAGTAATCAGCGCGGTATCGTTAAATGTGCAGCCGTTCGCATCGGTAACCGTTACTGTATAAACTCCTGCATAAAGCGCAGTGGCGGTTTGCGTGGTTTGCGAACCAAGCGGAGGGCTCCACGAATAAGTATAACCGGGAGTTCCTCCGGCAACATTTACTGACGCGCTGCCGGTGTTGTTTCCAAAACAATCCACCGGATTTGTCGGGGGAATTGCATGTGTTAAAGGAGGCGGAGTAGTGATTTGCACGCTGTCCAAAAAAGTGCAGCCGTGCGAATCGGTAACAGTAATCGTATAAGTTCCTGCAGATAAACCGGTGGCAGCAGCAGTGGTAACAGCAGCGGGATTCCATAAATAAGTATAAGCCGGAGTTCCTCCCGAAACATTCACCGTTGCGCTTCCGTTATTATTTCCGAAACAATTAATATTTACAACTCCGGAAAAAGTATGCGACAACGCAGTGGGAGTTGTAATGGCGACTGTATCTGAAAAAGTGCAGCCGTGCGAATCGGTAACAGTGATGGTGTATGTTCCTGCAACAAGTCCGGTGGCGTTTTGTGAAGTTTGCGAGTTGCTCCACGAGTAAGTGTATGCCGGAGTTCCTCCTGAAACATTTACGGTGGCGCTGCCGTTGTTATTTCCGAAGCAATCAATATTTGTGATAGCAGAAAAAGAATGCGATAAAGCGGTTGGAGAAGTTATCGTGACTGTATCCGAAAAAGTACAGCCGTTAGCATCCGTAACGGTGATGGTATAGATTCCCGCAACAAGACCTGTTGCCGCTGAAGTGGTCTGCCCGGAAGGATTCCAAGAATATGTATAAGCAGGCACGCCTCCCGAAACATTCACAGTTGCGCTTCCGTTATTATTTCCGAAGCAATTAATATTTACAACTCCCGAAAAAGAATGAGTGAGCGCAGTGGGAGAAGTAATTGTAATTGTATTGGAAGAAGTACATCCCATAGCATCCGTAACAGTGACGGAATAAGTTCCCGCAGAAAGCCCCGTTGCCGTTGAAGTGGTTTGCCCGGATGGATTCCACGAATAGGTGTAAGGCGGAGTGCCGCTTGAAATATTTACCGAAGCGCTGCCTGTATTATTTCCAAAGCATTTCACATTGGTTACCGAAGAAAAAGAAAACACAACCGGAGGAGAATTGGAAATGGTTATATTATTTATTACGCTGGTGCAGTTGTTCGCATCGGTAACAGTTACCGTGTACGTTCCTGCGGAAAGCCCGGTGATGGAAGAAGTGGTTTGTCCGCCCGGATTCCATAAATAAGTATAAGGCGCAGTGCCGGAAATAATAGTAACAGCAGCCGTTCCGTTCGGACTTCCGCAGCCGGCATTGGTGGTGGCAACACTCACGCTGAGCGCGGAAGGAATGCACGTTGTGCAAGTGGTGGTTTGATAATACAAGCCCATCGCAGCCCAGAGATAGCAATCGTTCCCGCCACTTCCATCCATTCCAAACACCGAAGAAGTTTGATTCGGCAGAAGTGTAACGGACGCTTCGTCTTCATCATAAAATAAATTTGGAAAGTTTGCATTAACTCCATTCAAAGTAGTGATGTGAGTGGGAGGGGCAACATTGTCCTGATGGTCGGATGAAAGAGTGAATGCGCGCGCAGAAGTTGGCGCAGCGCAGACATTAAAGCCGGTCATGGTTTGGGAGAGCGGAGAGCCGCTTCCGCTCGCAACTGCTCCGTCCCAGAGTGTAATATTGCCCTGATAGTTTGCGCTCGGGTCGCGGTAAATAATAAAAAGCGTTGCGCCATCAATTTCCCAGTTAGGGTTGGTGAAGCCGGAAAAATTAAATGTGTAGTTTCCATTGCCGCTGATAAATGATTTGGGAATACCCCATCGGTAAACAGCCGTTCCGGTTTCTCCCCAGCATTTGGGTCCGTCTGTTGCAATGGGTCCGCCAGAAGCAAAACTTTTTACGCTTGACGCGGGATTGGTAATGGTAATGGAGGTGGTGCCTGGAGCCGTAGGCGATTGATAGGAGCAAAGCATCCATACGAAAACAGAATCCAACGCATAGCAGGCGGGTAATCCTGAAATTACCCACTTGGCAGGAAGCCCAGAACCATACGTGCCGGTAGTGGTAAAAGGATTATATCTTGTTTCAACTAAAGTGGTGTCATATATATAATTCAACCCGCAGGCGCTGTCGTGAAACAAAGGCGCAAGCGCGTTGGCAGCAACCGAAGGATTTGTTTTGGCTTCATGGGAAATCAACCCCGGCTGGGCGCTGATGACACCAACGATGGAAAAAATAACAAAAGCAGAAATTATTTTTTTAGAAGTCAGCATTGCAGAAGACGAAGGTATGTTAAAAATTCTTTTTTAACAAACAGCCAAAAAGAATTATCTCAACAGCGTTACAAACCCCTTCAGTTGTATTCCCTTCAAATCAAAAATATAAAAGTAAGTCCCTTCGGGAACACTCACGCCTGCGGAGGTTTTTCCATCCCAGCACGCGCCCGAATATTCAGAATAATACACAGGAATTCCCCAGCGGTTATAAATAGTAAGTTCCGCGCAGCCGGAAAATTTTCCTCCATCGGCTCCCGATATTTTCGGAATCAGGTTGAAGCAATCATTCATTCCATCGCCATTCGGTGTGAACACATTGGTGGTTTGAATGGAAACATAATTGGATAAATCTGAAACAGAAATGATTTTCTGCGCGGTATCGGGGCAGGGAGGATTCATAGCCGTAAGAATGATTATATAATTTGAATTATACACGAACGAATGAACAGGATTCTGCTCCGAAGAAATAGTTCCATCGCCAAAATTCCAACTCCATGCCGCAGCATTCAAACTTGAATCGGCAAACTTCGCTTCCATTCCATCGCAGGCGAGTGAAAGCGTGTAAGCGAAATTTGCAACGGGAGTTATTCCAATCATAACCGAAACCGAGTCCACATTCACGCAGCCGTTTGCATCTGTTCCGGTTAATGTATACGTTGTTTGAATAGTTGGCGCAACCGAAATTGAAGTTGCGGTGGCTCCGCTGCTCCACGAATAAATTATTCCTCCGCTGGCGGTGAGTGTTACCAAACTTCCCGGGCAAAGCGTTTGATTTATTCCCGCGTTGATGTTCGGCAAAGCGTTCACCGTAAGTTGCACCGAGTCGGAATTAATGCAGCCGTTCGCGTTCGTAACAGTTACCGTATACGTGGCGCTGCTTGTTGGCGTAGCAACCGGGTTGGAAATGTTCGGATTGCTTAATCCGCTGGACGGGCTCCACAAATAATTTATGCCGCCCGATGCATTCAGCAAAACCGAATCGCCCGCGCAGATTGCAGTATCATTCGAAGTATTTACAACAGGAAGCGCATTCACAAACACAGTGGCTGAATCCATATTCGAACATCCGTTCGCATCGGTTCCAATCACCGTATAAGTGGAAGAAGAAGTGGGTGAAACTGAAATCGAAGTGGAGGTCTGCGTGGTGCTCCACGAATATAAATTTCCTCCGCTGGCAGTGAGCGTGGTTGAATCTCCAACGCAAATCGAAACATCCGCTCCCGCAGAAATTATTGGAAGCGCATTCACAAACACAGTTGCCGAATCAACATTCGAACATCCGTTTGCATCCGTTCCAATCACCGTGTACGTGGAAGAAGAAGTGGGCGCAACCGCATTCACAAACACAGTTGCCGAATCAGCATTCGAACATCCGTTTGCATCCGTTCCAATCACCGTGTACGTGGAAGAAGAAGTGGGCGCAATGGAAATGGAAGTGGAAGTTTGTGTGGTGCTCCATGAATATAAATTTCCTCCGCTGGCAGTGAGTGTTGTTGTATTTCCGAAGCAAATGGAAACATCCGCTCCCGCAGAAATTATTGGAAGCGCATTCACAAACACCGTTGCCGAATCAACATTCGAACATCCGTTTGCATCCGTTCCAATCACCGTGTACGTGGAAGAAGAAGTCGGAGAAATAGAAATGGAAGTGGACGTTTGCGTGGTGCTCCACGAATATAAATTTCCTCCGCTGGCGGTGAGCGTGGCAGTATTCCCTGAACAAATTGAAACATCCGCTCCGGCAGAAATAACCGGAAGCGCATTCACAACTACAACTACCGTAGCCGTTCCGCTGCAGGTGAACGTGGATGCGGTAACAACATACGTTGTGGTGGCAGTGGGAGATGCTGTCGGGTTTGCAAGGGTAGAATTATTTAATCCGGTGGATGGATTCCACTGATACGTTGCTCCAACAGGCGCAGTGGGCGCACCGCCAATGGTAATGCTTGTTCCAATGCAAATGGAAACATTGGGTCCTGCATTGGTGGGAACAACCGGATTCAAAAAAACTGTCAGCGTATCCCAGTTCGCGCAGCCGTTTGCATCGGTAATGTTCACCGTATACTGCGTAGTGATAGTTGGATTTGCAACGGGGTTGGAAATGTTCGGATTGCTCAGCGAAGAAGCAGGCGCCCAGTTATAGGTTACTCCGTTGCTTGCATTCAGCGTAACAGAAAATCCCGGGCACATCCATCCGGGTTTCGGTCCGGCATTGGCAAGCGGAAGAGGATTTACAAAAACTTTTACCGTGTCACTATTCGTGCAGGAGTTCGCATCGGTAATCATCACCGTATAATTGGTGGTGGAAGTGGGATTCGCAACGGGGTTGGAGCAAAGCGTGCACGATAAACTTCCCGAAGGGCTCCACGAAAAGTTTCCGCTGCCTGTTGCATTCAGCGTGGAAGAATTTCCAATGCAAATGGAAACATCCGCTCCGGCATTCACCGCGGGCTTGGGTAAAACATTAACGGAAACAAAATCGGTGTCGGTGCAACTGTTCAGCGATACAACGAGCGTGTAAGTTGTGTTCACAGTCGGATTCGCAACCGGGTTTGAAATGGTTGAATTGTTTAAACTCCCCGAAGGCGACCAGTTATAGGTTCCTCCCCCGCTTCCGTTCAATGTTGTAGTAAAGCCGGGACAAACAGTTGCATCGGGTCCGGCATTTGCAACGGGCGGTTGATTCACAAATACTGTAACCACTGCGGTGTTGGTGCAGGTGGTTGGTGCGTTTACGTTCAGCGTATAGGTTGTAGTGGCGGTTGGATTCGCTATGGGATTTGCGCAAGTGGTGCACGATAATCCGGTGGAAGGACTCCAGTTATAGGTTGAACCGGCAGGACCTGTCGGATTTCCTCCAAGCGTAATTGAATTGCCGTTGCATATAGTTTGATTCGCTCCGGCATTTACAACGGGAAGTTGATTCACCGTAACTGAAACCGTTCCCGTGCTGGTGCATCCTGCCGATGAAGTAACCGTAACGGTATAGTTTGTTGTCGAAGTCGGATTCGCAACGGGATTGGAAATATTCGGATTGCTCAATCCGTTGGAAGGGCTCCACGAATAAGTTCCTCCGCCCGTTGCATTGAGCGAAACCGAATTGCCGGTGCAGATGGTGGAATTTGCTGCGGCAGTAACCACAGGCGCGGGCTGAATGGAAACATTCAGGGAAATGGGACCGGCAGAACATCCGTGCGAGTTGTAAGAAGTAACTGAAATGGTTCCGTTGGGTCCGCTTCCCCACGTAACATTCACGCTGCTTGTCCCCTGCCCCGATGTAATGCTTCCTCCGGAAACCGTCCATGAAAAAGAACTTCCGCTCGAAGCGGGCACGCTGTATGTTCCCGAGGTGTTCTGGCAAAGCGGATTGGGTCCACTGATGGAACTTGGTCCGTTGTAAGGCAAAACCTGTATGGTGTAAACCACATTGGTAACTTTTGGCGGGCATCCGTTATCGGGCGCCTGCACAATGAAAAAATAATTTCCCGCCTGCGTGCAGGCAATGTTCCAGCAGAAATTACTGGTAACGCTTCCGTTTCCTGCGGCAGGATTGGGCGTTATGGTTGCCGGAGGATTGGTGGGCGGATTATTAAACAATGTTCCCGATGCACTGAAAAATACGCTGTCGCCATTGGCATCGTTGAAGGTGATGGGAAAGCAGAGCGTATCTCCCACGTTCGCAATATAATTTGTCTGCCCTGTTGTGGGAGCAAGATTTGGCGCGCTGTTGGGCGGACAGTTCACCACAATGATTTGCATATCGAGCCGCGTGATTCCCACCAACTGATTATTTCTAAACTCCTGCAGTTCCACCGCCACCACAAAATAGCCGGTTGTCGGGGAAAGATATTGCGACAAGCCGGTGAAGGCATTCACCGAAGCATAGCCGCCCGGACCAAATGGCTGAGAGGCGCTGTATCCGGCTGCATAGTTTACCAGCGGAATGGGAAACGTATACGGATTAGGCGGAACGGGAACGGGATTGGTTTGCGATGCGTAGCCGTTGTAGGGCTGCACGAGGGAATATACAATCACATCTCCATCGGGGTCAATGGCGGTGTTGAGAATGCTGGCAGTATCGTTCACGCATATATAAGGAACGGGGGGAAGCGCAAAGGTGGGCGAACTGTTGTTTACAAACGTGGGCGGAACAAAACAATAATAGGTCTGCGCGGCAGCACCGGGGTTTGCAAGGTTGATGATGTTTCCGTTGCGGCAGCACCGCTCGAAAATGAGATGGTAGCCGCCATTGCTGGCGGGAAGTTCAATCACATCGGTATAAATTCCTTCTTCCACACACACCACCGGAGCGCTCACGCACTGCCCCGCTCCGGGCAGCGCCACCCAGTTTTGCGAAGTGAGCGGAATGGTGAAACTGTTTGCCAGAACTTTGTTGGGGTCGTTGGGATTGAGCCAGTCCTGAATGTATGCTCCAACATCTACATTCGGATTAAGCGTTGCCGTGGTGCAGGTTCCGCAGGGAAGCGTCTGGTCATCGCAGTAGCGGTAAATTTTCAGCGTAACCTGATATTTATAGTTGCCCGTAGAAGAATTCAGCCCCAGATATTGATAACCCGCCCAGCCGCCCATGAGATGTGTGGCAAAGGAAAGAGAAGTAAGAAGTAAGAAGTAAGAAGTAAGAAGTATTTTGATGGAAATTAAGCGCATTATGTTTTTAGATGATTAAATTGGTTAAATTATTGCATAATTTTCAATACAATCATCATTTTTTACTATTTTTTGCACTTTCAGAGAGATAATTATGTCTTTAATCTCTCCAATTGTTACCTTCAGATGTCCAATTGTGTCTTTCTTCTCTCGGATTGTTACCTTCAGAGGTCTGATGGTATCTTTCTTCTCTCCAATTGTTACCTTCAGAGGTCTGATTGTGTCTTTCATCTCTCGGATTGCATCTTTTTATGTAAAAATACAGTTTTTTTCACAAAAATGGCGTTTTATTGAATAATCAGTTTTCCTGTGGCAACCTCATTCCTATCTTTAGCAGCAATTTTATAAAAATAAATTCCTTTGGGCTCGTTGGAAATATCAATGGTTGATGTTTGATGGTTAATGGTTGATGTAAATATTTTTTCTCCGAGAAGATTATAAATATTGATTGATGTATTTCCATTAGCCATTAGCCATTTTACATTATCCATTTGTATTTGAAAAATGCCGGTGGAGGGGTTGGGGGAAACATACACAGAATTGTTTGCATGATTATTTTCATTTGTTCCCACTGTTAGACAAAGAGTAGTTTCAATACCTCCTGTGCTTACTTGTGTTGCTGGAGTTGTCGTTGTTCCTCCTGTATTTTGAATGCCTCCAGAACCTTGTATTCCTCCAGAGCTTAAAATTGTATTTGGATTGGTTTCATTACACCCACTATTTCCATTACTGTCAGTTTTGATTAAATAAATATCACCTGCGCCTTTTCCAAAACTTCCTGTATAACCTGTAATAATAAATCCATCATTTGTTTGTTGCACAAAATTTCCTCTATCGCTACCTGTTCCTCCAAAAGTTTTTGACCATTGCAAAATACCAGAGGAAGTAGTCTTCACGAGATAAACATCAAGATATCCCGAGCCGAAACTCCTCGTTTCTCCAGCAATAATAAATCCACCATCATTAGTTTCCTCAACAGCGTATCCACCTTCATCATTTGAAGATCCTCCAAAAATTTTAGTCCACTGTAAAGAACCATTTGAATCAGTCTTTATAAGATACATGTCTGAAATACCACCACCTGTAATGTAAGTTTCTCCTGTAATAATATATCCACCATCAATCGTTTGACGCCCTGAATATCCATAATCATCTCCTGTTCCTCCGAAAGTTTTTGTCCATTGTAATGTGCCATCAGAAGCGGTTTTAACTAGATAAACATCGACACTTCCGGCACCAAAACTTGATGTATAACCAGTAATAATAAATCCTCCATCATTTGTTTGTTGAACAGAATTTCCTTCACTACTACTAACTGTTCCACCATAAGTTTTTGACCATTGCATTGTTCCATCCGAATAAGTTTTTATCAGATATATATTTGGAACTTTTGCACCGAAACTATTTGTGAATCCAGTTAATATATAACCGCCATCATTAGTTTGCTGAACGAAAGAGGCGATATCATTCCCTTGTCCTCCAAAAGTTTTTGACCATTGTAAAGTACCATTTGAAGAAATCTTCAAAAGATAAACATCATCATTCCCTAAGCCGAAACCATTGGTGTAACCTGCAATAATATATCCGCTGTCGTTAGTTTGTTGGACTGAATATGCTCTGTCATTATTTGTACTGCCAAAAGTTTTTGACCATTGCATAACGCCATCAGAGGTAGCTTTTACAAGGTAAATATCAAAATTCCCTTCCCCAAAACTTTCTGTTATGCCAGCAATAATAAATCCACCATCATTTGTTTGTACGGTGACATTTCCAATGTCATCCTTTGTTCCTCCATACGTTTTCTGGAAAGTAATTTGCGCGTTGCATACCTGAGAAAAGATAATTACAAGAAATATGTAAAAAAGTATTCTCATTTATTCCACAATTAATGGTTCGACTTATTCGCTCACCACAAGTTTCCCCTTCCCCACCACTCCGCTCTCCGAACTTACTTCATAGATGTAAATTCCGGCAGCAAGGTTGCTTTTACGAATTACGAATCCTTCCGAATTACGAATCACGGATGGGTTAACTTCCTTTCCATACAGGTCGAACACCTTCAATTCGTAATTCGTAATTCGGTTTCCATTCGTAATTCGCAGTGTAGCCGTTTCAGAAAACGGATTGGGATAAACCGTAAACTGTAAACCGGAAACCGGAAACTCTTCCGCGCTCACCAACTTCAGCACAGTTACCGCATAATCCTCCGCCTGCCCTTTAATCACCGTACACGCAGTGGGATTGCTTCCCCCGTTATCGGAAACAATGCGCATGCGCAGCAGCGTGCTGTACACCGCAACTCCGGTAGGAATGGTAATGGTGCCCGATGGATTAATGGTGCTTGCTTTGCTGAACAAAAGTTCATTCGCCTGGTTGAAAGTGCCGTCATTGTTCAAATCAATCCAGAGTTTGGTATCCTGCGCCAGCGAAGGGCTGGTTTGAATGCTCACGGAATACGTCTGCCCTTCGGTAAGCGTGGTTTGTCCGGTGCACGAAAAATCTTTGTATCCCTCGCTTCCGTCAGCAGAGGACTTATTGATGGTGTTCATCTGCACTTTGTAAATTCCATAGCCGCAGCAATACGCAAGCGTGGGCGCCTGGCACGAAGGAGCAACGGGAGTGTTGCCGAGCGTAACAAGAATATAATTTGATTTCACCAGCATGTTATTTCCGTTGGCATTGGTGGCGGTAAGCGAAACGGAATAAGTTCCGTTGGCAGTGTACGTATGCAACGGGTTTTGCTGGTTGGAAGTAGTTGCATCGCCAAAATTCCAGAGCCATTGGTTGGGAACATTCAGCGACTGGTCGGTGAACTGCACCGTGCCCGAACAGGAAACAGTATCATCAGCATAAAATTTTGCAACAGGCGGACTGGTATTC
The sequence above is drawn from the Bacteroidota bacterium genome and encodes:
- a CDS encoding T9SS type A sorting domain-containing protein; this encodes MRILFYIFLVIIFSQVCNAQITFQKTYGGTKDDIGNVTVQTNDGGFIIAGITESFGEGNFDIYLVKATSDGVMQWSKTFGSTNNDRAYSVQQTNDSGYIIAGYTNGFGLGNDDVYLLKISSNGTLQWSKTFGGQGNDIASFVQQTNDGGYILTGFTNSFGAKVPNIYLIKTYSDGTMQWSKTYGGTVSSSEGNSVQQTNDGGFIITGYTSSFGAGSVDVYLVKTASDGTLQWTKTFGGTGDDYGYSGRQTIDGGYIITGETYITGGGISDMYLIKTDSNGSLQWTKIFGGSSNDEGGYAVEETNDGGFIIAGETRSFGSGYLDVYLVKTTSSGILQWSKTFGGTGSDRGNFVQQTNDGFIITGYTGSFGKGAGDIYLIKTDSNGNSGCNETNPNTILSSGGIQGSGGIQNTGGTTTTPATQVSTGGIETTLCLTVGTNENNHANNSVYVSPNPSTGIFQIQMDNVKWLMANGNTSINIYNLLGEKIFTSTINHQTSTIDISNEPKGIYFYKIAAKDRNEVATGKLIIQ
- a CDS encoding gliding motility-associated C-terminal domain-containing protein; its protein translation is MRLISIKILLTSYFLLLTSLSFATHLMGGWAGYQYLGLNSSTGNYKYQVTLKIYRYCDDQTLPCGTCTTATLNPNVDVGAYIQDWLNPNDPNKVLANSFTIPLTSQNWVALPGAGQCVSAPVVCVEEGIYTDVIELPASNGGYHLIFERCCRNGNIINLANPGAAAQTYYCFVPPTFVNNSSPTFALPPVPYICVNDTASILNTAIDPDGDVIVYSLVQPYNGYASQTNPVPVPPNPYTFPIPLVNYAAGYSASQPFGPGGYASVNAFTGLSQYLSPTTGYFVVAVELQEFRNNQLVGITRLDMQIIVVNCPPNSAPNLAPTTGQTNYIANVGDTLCFPITFNDANGDSVFFSASGTLFNNPPTNPPATITPNPAAGNGSVTSNFCWNIACTQAGNYFFIVQAPDNGCPPKVTNVVYTIQVLPYNGPSSISGPNPLCQNTSGTYSVPASSGSSFSWTVSGGSITSGQGTSSVNVTWGSGPNGTISVTSYNSHGCSAGPISLNVSIQPAPVVTAAANSTICTGNSVSLNATGGGTYSWSPSNGLSNPNISNPVANPTSTTNYTVTVTSSAGCTSTGTVSVTVNQLPVVNAGANQTICNGNSITLGGNPTGPAGSTYNWSPSTGLSCTTCANPIANPTATTTYTLNVNAPTTCTNTAVVTVFVNQPPVANAGPDATVCPGFTTTLNGSGGGTYNWSPSGSLNNSTISNPVANPTVNTTYTLVVSLNSCTDTDFVSVNVLPKPAVNAGADVSICIGNSSTLNATGSGNFSWSPSGSLSCTLCSNPVANPTSTTNYTVMITDANSCTNSDTVKVFVNPLPLANAGPKPGWMCPGFSVTLNASNGVTYNWAPASSLSNPNISNPVANPTITTQYTVNITDANGCANWDTLTVFLNPVVPTNAGPNVSICIGTSITIGGAPTAPVGATYQWNPSTGLNNSTLANPTASPTATTTYVVTASTFTCSGTATVVVVVNALPVISAGADVSICSGNTATLTASGGNLYSWSTTQTSTSISISPTSSSTYTVIGTDANGCSNVDSATVFVNALPIISAGADVSICFGNTTTLTASGGNLYSWSTTQTSTSISIAPTSSSTYTVIGTDANGCSNADSATVFVNAVAPTSSSTYTVIGTDANGCSNVDSATVFVNALPIISAGADVSICVGDSTTLTASGGNLYSWSTTQTSTSISVSPTSSSTYTVIGTDANGCSNMDSATVFVNALPVVNTSNDTAICAGDSVLLNASGGINYLWSPSSGLSNPNISNPVATPTSSATYTVTVTNANGCINSDSVQLTVNALPNINAGINQTLCPGSLVTLTASGGIIYSWSSGATATSISVAPTIQTTYTLTGTDANGCVNVDSVSVMIGITPVANFAYTLSLACDGMEAKFADSSLNAAAWSWNFGDGTISSEQNPVHSFVYNSNYIIILTAMNPPCPDTAQKIISVSDLSNYVSIQTTNVFTPNGDGMNDCFNLIPKISGADGGKFSGCAELTIYNRWGIPVYYSEYSGACWDGKTSAGVSVPEGTYFYIFDLKGIQLKGFVTLLR
- a CDS encoding gliding motility-associated C-terminal domain-containing protein, which gives rise to MLTSKKIISAFVIFSIVGVISAQPGLISHEAKTNPSVAANALAPLFHDSACGLNYIYDTTLVETRYNPFTTTGTYGSGLPAKWVISGLPACYALDSVFVWMLCSYQSPTAPGTTSITITNPASSVKSFASGGPIATDGPKCWGETGTAVYRWGIPKSFISGNGNYTFNFSGFTNPNWEIDGATLFIIYRDPSANYQGNITLWDGAVASGSGSPLSQTMTGFNVCAAPTSARAFTLSSDHQDNVAPPTHITTLNGVNANFPNLFYDEDEASVTLLPNQTSSVFGMDGSGGNDCYLWAAMGLYYQTTTCTTCIPSALSVSVATTNAGCGSPNGTAAVTIISGTAPYTYLWNPGGQTTSSITGLSAGTYTVTVTDANNCTSVINNITISNSPPVVFSFSSVTNVKCFGNNTGSASVNISSGTPPYTYSWNPSGQTTSTATGLSAGTYSVTVTDAMGCTSSNTITITSPTALTHSFSGVVNINCFGNNNGSATVNVSGGVPAYTYSWNPSGQTTSAATGLVAGIYTITVTDANGCTFSDTVTITSPTALSHSFSAITNIDCFGNNNGSATVNVSGGTPAYTYSWSNSQTSQNATGLVAGTYTITVTDSHGCTFSDTVAITTPTALSHTFSGVVNINCFGNNNGSATVNVSGGTPAYTYLWNPAAVTTAAATGLSAGTYTITVTDSHGCTFLDSVQITTPPPLTHAIPPTNPVDCFGNNTGSASVNVAGGTPGYTYSWSPPLGSQTTQTATALYAGVYTVTVTDANGCTFNDTALITSPTGLGVFSSTIINVDCFGNSTGMATVNPFGGTPGYTYFWNPTLQTSQTATGLAAGVYTITVTDNNGCIIKTLVQITEPTLLTSASSQINILCFGDSTGTATVSASGGTLAYTYLWNNGQTTSAATNIPAGNYSVLVTDSHGCTTTSSVTLTQPVAPLSAASSVVNVLCNPDSTGSATISVSGGTPGYTYLWNTNSTSASISNLPAGNYSVLITDANGCADSATLTITQPPLLTASAAPDTNICAGMNAPENIFAAGGTPGYTYVWMPGGATTSSITVSPSATTTYTVQVTDNNGCVKNDTVHVAVWNLPAIVAQSDTSICLGGNATLTASGGISYLWNNGATTSSIVTADTSAVIYAVIGTDANGCSNSDSVSVQMNVMPVANFGYLFSPECEKVVALFSDSSLNATAWQWNFGSGTSNQQNPVFDFTYQNSYTVSLTALLPPCSDTVSKSFSINDFSSYIVTQSANVFSPNGDGINDCFQMITNGKFAGCAELTVYNRWGIPVYYSEYSGACWDGKTTAGVNVPEGTYLGLSQD